A single genomic interval of Gavia stellata isolate bGavSte3 chromosome 31, bGavSte3.hap2, whole genome shotgun sequence harbors:
- the LOC132319770 gene encoding G protein-coupled receptor kinase 5-like yields the protein MELENIVANTVLLKAREGGGSKRKGRSKKWREILRFPHVSQCDELRKGLEQDYGSLCQKQPIGRLLFRQFCETRPELLRCIRFLDAVADYELSPDEKRKEMGEEIIRRFLKQESPDFLPEVGQPHASRCLQDLQKSPCKDLFSSCLRPLHEYLSGNPFADYRDSMYFDRFLQWKYLERQSVTKDTFRQYRILGKGGFGEVCACQVRATGKMYACKKLEKKRIKKRKGEAMALNEKQILEKVNSRFVVSLAYAYETKDALCLVLTIMNGGDLKFHIYNMGNPGFEDERVVFYAAEICCGLQHLHQEGIVYRDLKPENILLDDDGHIRISDLGLAIKIPEGETIRGRVGTVGYMAPEVINNERYAFSPDWWGLGCLVYEMIEGQSPFRARKERVKREEVEKRVQEDQELYSDKFSEDARAICKMLLAKDPKQRLGCGADGAAEVKRHPFFRTINFKRLEAGIMTPSFVPDPRAVYCKDVLDIEQFSTVKGVNLDQTDNDFYAKFATGSVSIPWQNEMIETECFKDLNVFGPSGTRSPDLDWRQLPEPPKRSLLQRIFRRHPADYTISTTIHPPNPAAVNSHPPAANSACRAPATAPAPS from the exons aTGGAGCTGGAGAACATCGTGGCCAACACCGTCCTGCTGAAGGCCCGCGAAG gaggtggcagCAAGCGGAAGGGCAGGAGCAAGAAGTGGAGGGAGATCCTCCGGTTCCCGCACGTCAGCCAGTGCGATGAGCTGCGGAAGGGCTTAG AGCAGGACTACGGCAGCCTGTGCCAGAAGCAGCCCATCGGCCGGCTGCTCTTCCGCCAGTTCTGTGAGACGCGGCCGGAGCTCCTGCGCTGCATCCGCTTCCTGGACGCCGTG GCGGACTACGAGCTCTCCCCGGATGAGAAGCGGAAGGAGATGGGGGAGGAGATCATCCGCAGGTTCCTCAAGCAGGAG TCCCCCGATTTCCTGCCCGAGGTCGGCCAGCCCCACGCCAGCCGGTGCCTGCAGGACCTGCAGAAGAGCCCCTGCAAGGACCttttcagcagctgcctgcG ccccctgcACGAGTACCTGAGCGGGAACCCCTTCGCTGACTACCGGGACAGCATGTATTTCGACCGGTTCCTGCAGTGGAAGTACCTGGAGAG GCAGTCGGTCACCAAGGACACGTTTCGGCAGTATCGGATCCTGGGCAAGGGCGGTTTTGGAGAG GTGTGCGCCTGCCAGGTGCGGGCCACGGGGAAGATGTACGCCTGcaagaagctggagaagaagCGGATCAAGAAGCGGAAAGGGGAGGCAATGGCCCTGAACGAGAAGCAGATCCTGGAGAAGGTCAACAGCCGGTTCGTG GTGAGCCTGGCGTACGCCTACGAGACGAAGGACGCGCTCTGCCTGGTGCTGACCATCATGAACGGCGGCGACCTCAAGTTCCACATCTACAACATGGGCAACCCTGGCTTCGAGGACGAGCGCGTGGTCTTCTACGCGGCGGAAATCTGCTGCGGGCTCCAGCACCTGCACCAGGAGGGCATCGTCTACCG ggACCTGAAGCCGGAGAACATCCTGCTGGATGATGATG gccaCATCAGGATCTCCGACCTGGGGCTGGCTATCAAGATCCCCGAGGGCGAGACCATCCGTGGCCGCGTAGGCACTGTCGGCTACATGG CCCCGGAGGTGATCAACAACGAGCGCTACGCCTTCAGCCCCGACTGGTGGGGCCTGGGCTGCCTGGTGTACGAGATGATCGAGGGGCAGTCGCCCTTCCGCGCCCGCAAGGAGCGGGTGAAgcgggaggaggtggagaagcGGGTGCAGGAGGACCAGGAGCTGTACTCGGACAAGTTCAGCGAGGACGCTCGGGCCATCTGCAAGATG ctcctggcCAAGGACCCCAAGCAGCGGCTGGGCTGCGGGGCCGACGGGGCGGCCGAGGTGAAGCGCCATCCCTTCTTCAGGACCATCAACTTCAAGCGCCTGGAGGCCGGCATCATGACGCCCTCCTTCGTGCCAGAC ccccgggcgGTTTATTGCAAGGATGTGCTGGACATTGAGCAGTTCTCGACGGTGAAGGGCGTCAACTTGGACCAAACCGACAATGATTTCTACGCCAAGTTTGCCACCGGCAGCGTCTCCATCCCCTGGCAGAACGAG ATGATCGAGACCGAGTGCTTCAAGGACCTCAACGTGTTCGGACCCAGCGGGACCCGCTCCCCCGACCTGGACTGGAGGCAGCTGCCCGAGCCCCCCAAGCGGAGCCTTCTGCAGAGGATCTTCCGACGCCAC CCCGCTGACTACACCATCAGCACCACCATCCACCCCCCCAACCCGGCCGCCGTGAACTCGCACCCTCCCGCGGCCAACTCCGCCTGCCGAGCCCCGGCCACGGCACCAGCACCATCCTGA
- the LSM1 gene encoding U6 snRNA-associated Sm-like protein LSm1, with protein sequence MNYMPGTASLIQDIDKKHLVLLRDGRTLIGYLRSIDQFANLVLHQTVERIHVGKKYGDIPRGIFVVRGENVVLLGEIDLEKESDTPLQQVSIEEILEEQRVEQQAKQESEKLKVQALKERGLSVPRADTLDEY encoded by the exons ATGAACTACATGCCGGGCACGGCCAGCCTCATCCAGGACATCGACA AGAAGCACCTGGTCCTGCTGCGGGACGGCCGGACCCTCATCGGGTACCTGCGCAGCATCGACCAGTTCG CAAACTTGGTGTTGCACCAGACTGTGGAGCGCATCCACGTGGGCAAGAAGTATGGGGACATCCCTCGAGGCATCTTTGTTGTGAGAGGCGAGAACGTTGTTCTGCTGGGGGAAATA GACCTGGAGAAGGAGAGCGACACGCCTCTGCAGCAGGTCTCCATCGAGGAGATCCTGGAGGAGCAGCGGGTGGAGCAGCAGGCCAAGCAGGAGTCGGAGAAGCTGAAAGTGCAGGCGCTGAAGGAGCGGGGCCTCTCTGTCCCACGGGCGGACACCCTGGACGAGTACTAG
- the BAG4 gene encoding BAG family molecular chaperone regulator 4 has product MEPRGRAAEPGPPWPPGSPRPPAAATQAMDSPYANGAYSPPYPTAPGAAPHYASLPQTRGYYCSGPPQTPYPAESTSMYRPPSPAPPWSYAPLDCPAEGSSLRRQQVPGYSPPQTPGMPIPQYPYGDSNPGVTPQGPPPQPRAPEDTWAPPTIYGVQPRYTWPSPSAHGNPFVSKSHPPWTGSGAPSHPPAWDSKDTAYDKPEQSANQHNYYSDVNHQHSGTMNDHKPAAPLNAKPSPSNPKVQYSAQPQMYDGASRKLLAGNREAGFKPGDQPSTNSAAIQPEIQRILRITGEAEQLEQEVEEFVGKKTDKSYRLLEEMLTKLLLELDSIETGGQDSVRQARKESVHRIQAILEKLERRGL; this is encoded by the exons aTGGAACCCCGCGGCCGCGCCGCTGAGCCGGGCCCGCCGTGGCCCCCCGGgtccccccgcccgccggcggcAGCGACGCAG gcaATGGATTCTCCCTACGCAAACGGAGCCTACAGCCCCCCGTACCCTACGGCTCCCGGCGCTGCCCCGCACTACGCCAGCCTGCCACAGACACGGGGGTACTACTGCTCCGGGCCCCCGCAGACCCCCTACCCCGCGGAGTCCACGAGCATGTACCGGCCCCCGTCGCCCGCTCCCCCCTGGAGCTATGCCCCCCTGGACTGCCCCGCTGAAGGGTCCTCTCTCAGGAGGCAGCAGGTTCCTGGCTACTCCCCACCGCAG ACCCCGGGAATGCCCATCCCACAGTATCCGTACGGAGACAGCAATCCAGGGGTCACGCCGCAGGGGCCTCCACCACAGCCCAGAGCCCCGGAGGACACGTGGGCTCCCCCCACCATCTATGGGGTGCAGCCGCGTTACACATGGCCCTCCCCTTCGGCACATGGGAACCCGTTCGTCTCCAAATCACATCCGCCCTGGACTGGCAGCGGAgctccttcccaccctcctgCATGGGACTCAAAG GACACTGCTTACGACAAACCTGAGCAAAGCGCAAACCAACACAACTACTATTCCGATGTCAATCACCAGCACTCTGGGACAATGAATGACCACAAGCCAGCCGCCCCGCTCAACGCCAAGCCATCCCCCTCAAACCCCAAGGTGCAGTACAGTGCACAGCCCCAAATGTATGACGGTGCATCGCGGAAGCTTTTGGCTGGGAACCGGGAGGCTGGCTTTAAACCTGGTGACCAGCCTTCAACAAATTCtgcagccatccagccagaGATTCAGAGAATCCTCCGCATTACGGGGGAGGCTGAACAGCTGGAGCAAGAGGTGGAAGAATTTGTAGGAAAAAAGACAGATAAATCCTACCGGCTGCTGGAGGAGATGTTGACCAAGCTGCTGTTGGAACTGGATTCCATCGAGACTGGTGGCCAGGACAGTGTTCGGCAGGCCAGGAAAGAGTCCGTCCACAGAATTCAGGCCATACtggaaaaactggaaagaaGGGGATTGTGA
- the STAR gene encoding steroidogenic acute regulatory protein, mitochondrial: MLPATFKLCAAISYRHLRNMTGLRRQAAVTISQELSKFACHSTGPSTWINQVRRRSSLLSSRLEEKPFSEMEMSYIKQGEEALQKSLSILGDQDGWKTETVVDNGDKVLSKVLPDVGKVFRLEVVVDQPLDAVYSELVDNMEQMGDWNPNVKEVKILQKIGKDTVITHEKAAATPGNIVGPRDFVSVRCSKRRGSTCVLAGMSTKYRAMPEQEGFIRAENGPTCMILRPLPGSPSQTKLIWLLSIDLKGWLPKTIINQVLSQTQVDFANHLRERLARTVAMNC; encoded by the exons ATGCTGCCCGCGACGTTCAAGCTCTGCGCCGCCATCTCCTACCGGCACCTGCGCAACATGACCG GGCTGAGAAGACAAGCCGCTGTCACCAtcagccaggagctgagcaagTTCGCCTGCCACAGCACAGGACCCAGCACGTGGATTAACCAGGTTCGCAGAAGAAGCTCCTTGCTCA GCTCAAGGTTGGAGGAGAAGCCCTTCAGTGAGATGGAAATGTCTTACATCAAACAAGGAGAGGAAGCCCTCCAGAAATCACTCAGCATCCTCGGGGACCAGGACGGCTGGAAGACAGAGACAGTGGTG GATAATGGAGACAAAGTGCTGAGCAAAGTGCTCCCAGATGTGGGCAAGGTGTTCCGACTCGAGGTGGTGGTGGACCAGCCCCTGGACGCGGTGTACAGTGAGCTGGTGGACAACATGGAGCAGATGGGAGACTGGAATCCCAATGTCAAAGAAGTCAAG ATTCTCCAGAAGATTGGAAAGGACACAGTGATCACCCACGAGAAGGCGGCTGCTACCCCTGGTAACATTGTTGGGCCACGCGACTTTGTGAGCGTCCGGTGCTCTAAGAGACGTGGCTCCACCTGCGTCCTGGCCGGCATGTCCACAAAATACAGAGCTATGCCAGAACAGGAAGGATTTATAAG AGCTGAAAACGGTCCCACGTGTATGATCCTGCGCCCGCTGCCCGGCAGTCCTTCCCAAACCAAGCTAATATGGCTTCTCAGCATTGACCTGAAG GGCTGGCTGCCAAAGACCATCATCAACCAGGTTCTGTCCCAGACGCAGGTTGACTTTGCCAACCACCTCCGGGAGCGCCTGGCCCGGACGGTGGCCATGAACTGCTGA